TAACTGTCTTATCGTCTGCGATTTCAGTTTCTGTGCCTTCGATAACGTAACGAGCTACGACTGAACCTGTCTTAACAACTGGGGTTTCTTCTTTTTCTTTGTACTCGTATGTAATAGTTTGTTCGCCTTCTTTAACAACACCGTTTTCTGGGGCGTCACCTTCGTTTGTACGTGTACGAACAAGCTCGTAAGTCTTACCATCTTTTGTGATTGTTGCTGGTGGGGTGTCGCCGTAAGGCTCATCGACTGGTGTATCAGTTGGTTTGACTGACTTATCGTCTGCGATTTCAGTTTCTGTACCCTCGATAACGTAACGAGCTACGACTGAACCTGTCTTAACGACTGGTGTTTCAACTTTTTCTTTGTACTCGTATGTGATGGTTTGTTCGCCTTCTTTAACAACACCGTTTTCTGGGGCGTCACCTTCGTTTGTACGTGTACGAACAAGTTCGTAAGCCTTACCATCTTTTGTGATTGTTGCTGGTGGGGTGTCACCATAGACTTCATCGACCGGTGTATCGGTTGGTTTAACTGTCTTATCGTCTGCGATTTCAGTCTCTGTACCTTCGATAACGTAACGAGCTACTACTGAACCTGTCTTAACAACTGGTGTTTCAACTTTCTCTTTGTACTCGTATGTGATGGTTTGTTCACCTTCTTTAACAACACCGTTTTCTGGGGCATCACCTTCATTTGTACGTGTACGAACAAGTTCGTAGGTCTTACCATCTTTTTCGATTGTTGCTGGTGGGGTGTCACCATATGGCTCATCGACTGGTGTGTCAGTTGGTTTAACTGTCTTATCGTCTGCGATTTCAGTCTCTGTACCCTCGATAACGTAACGAGCTACGACTGAACCTGTCTTAACGACTGGTGTTTCTTCTTTTTCTTTGTACTCGTATGTAATAGTTTGTTCACCTTCTTTAACAACACCGTTTTCTGGGGCATCACCTTCATTTGTACGTGTACGAACAAGTTCGTAAGTCTTACCATCTTTTGTGATTGTTGCTGGTGGGGTGTCACCATAGACTTCATCGACCGGTGTATCGGTTGGTTTAACTGTCTTATCGTCTGCGATTTCAGTCTCTGTACCCTCGATAACATAACGAGCTACGACTGAACCTGTCTTAACAACTGGTGTTTCAACTTTTTCGTATACGTAAGTAACTGTCTTAGTACCTTCTTCAACAGTTCCTTCTACCGCATCTGAACTTACCAAGTGACCGTCTTCTGTTGTTTCACCAACTGTGTGTGAACCTGCAACGACACGTTTGTAAGTCACACCATCTTTTTCGATTGTTTCTGGATACTCATCCGCTGAATCTTTAGTGTTGTAAGTTGAACCAACTTCGCCGTCAGTTGTGTCTTTAACAGTTGCCTTCAACTCAAGACCCTCTGTATCAACGTAAGTGATAACAACGTTACCTGTCTTAGGTGCTTCAACTTTTTCTTTGTAGACGTAAGTGATTTTTGTTACACCTTCAACAACTTCACCTGTTACTGGAGCAACACCAAATGTTGTCGTTGTTGCAGTAAGGTTATTGTCTTCACCAACTGTACCAACTGTATAAGTACCTGCTGGAACAAGTTCATACGTTTTACCATCTTTTTCGATAACTGCTGGTTTTTCAGTTGTACCTGTGATTTGTTCTGCGTTATATGCCGTACCTACAGCAGTACCTTCTGGTGAATCAACGTATTGTTTCTGAAGAACATTACCTTCTGTGTCAACGTAGTCAACTACAACTGATCCAGTTTTCACTTCTTGGTATACGTAAGTAACTTTCTTCGTACCTTCAGCAACTTCACCTGAAACTGCATCTGTTCCCAAATCTTTAGTTGTTGCTGTCAAGTTTCCATCTGTTCCAACAGTACCTACATTGTAGTCACCAGCAGGGACTAATTTGTAAGTCTTACCATCTTTAGTAATCACAGATGGACGCTCTGAAGTGTCTGTTGAAGCTTTTGTACCTGTATCATTTGCTGTATTGTAAGCAGTACCGATTGATTCGTTAGCAGTATCAACAAACTGAGTACCGATCTTGTTCCCGTCTGTATCAACGTAATCAACGATAACTGAACCTTTCACTTCTTCGTATACGTAAGTGATTGATTTAGTACCTTCAGCAACTGTACCAGAAACTGCATCTGTACCGAAGTTAAAGTTTGTACCATTTGCTGCCAAGCTACCGTCAGCTTTTACCGTACCAACTGTTGCAGTTGTATCTTTAGCAACCAACTTGTATGTCTTACCATCTTTGGTAATCACTGCTGGACGATCTGTTGTTTTATCTGATGCGACTGTACCAGAATCTGTAGTTGTATCGTAAGCTGTACCTACCGCTTGGTTTGTAGTGTCTTTGAACTCTGTACCGATTACGTTACCTTCAGTATCGACATAGTTAACAACTACTGAACCGTACTTAGTATTGCTCAAACGAACTGAGAAACGAAGAAGGTCAGCGTTTGTCGTTGTGTTACTTACTTCGTTAACTGGATCTGACCAGAATTTGTTCAAACCATTGATTCCGTCACCAATACGACCGTTATCAAAGAAAAGACTTGAAGTGTTATGAGTTGCAGTAGGATATTGCGTAAATGGAGTTGCTTGGTGGAAAAGTTTGAAGGTTACTTCTTTAAATGTACCTACCAAACGGATTGACCCAGTACCAGCCGGTACCAAATCTGGCAGGCGGTATTCACCAAGAAACATATCATCATTACCAACAACTGCACGGTCATAAGTGTTTCTATCCGTTACTTGAATAGTAGTATCCGTAACAGTCAAGTTTGTTCCAGTTAATTGTTCTAATTTAACATCAGGTGTGATGAGTTTAAAGTTTGTACTATTAAATGATCCTTTAGCAACATATACGTTACCAGCAGTATCGTCTACGATTGCTTTACCGCTACCACCGATACCTGAAAGGTCGATGATTGGGTTAGTTACTTCTTCGCTAAAGGTCAATGTCAATTCAGCGTTTTCTACTTCACCATTGTAGTTCAACTTATCAGTCAAAGTCCCTGGAGTAGATGGTGATGGTTGGAGATAAATCCCCATCGCTGGAATAGATGCAGGGTCTGGATTTCCTGCTAACATTGCTGCTGTCGCATCATAGTAAGATTGGTCTGCACCTGGTACTAAGTAGCTGACACCAACTTCATTACCATTTGTTGGAGTGATAGTTGCCGTCACAGTAACAGTAGAACCATCTTGTTGTGTCACAGTTGTTTGACCAGCTGTATGTGGTGTGTAGTCCCACGCTGTCATTTGCGGGTTAACATTAGCATTACTTGATGGAATTGTATCTGTAAATGTCCATTCTCCATTTGCAGAATAAGTTTCCTCCGCTGCATAAACAACTACTTGCGGTGCAACGAAAGATTCCACCGCTGCGCCTGCCATAAATAACGTCGCACCTACAGTAACAGAAGCAAGTCCACGCTTAAATTTGCGCAACGAGAAATACTCCTGCTTCTTGATCATCTTTTTTGATTGATCTTTAAACATATGTCTAAATTCTCCCCTAAATTTTTTGACATTCACCTAATATAATGAAGCGAAAATCTATAAGCTAATTATATAGACTATCATACATTTCGTCAATCAAAATGGCTTAGGATTATTTTGTTTTTTTTGTGTACTTTTTAGTAAGAATTAACATTTAATATATTATTTCTTGAACATTTTCTTATAAAAATATCTTTTTGTTCGTTTTTTTGTCTTTTGTATCTATTTTTTCATAGCAGGAGATTTCTGCAAACAACTAATATATTTTTGAATATTTATTCTTTTTTTCTTAAACCTCTTCATTATAAACAGATGTAATCGGTTGCTATGTTATTTTTTTTAATATTTTAGTGAATAATACTTCCTATTATCTTGAAATATATTCATTTATTTTAACCATACAATTTTTCAATGTTTTTTATAATCCGAACATCATTATTTACACAAAAAACAGATAGAAATCATCCATTGAATAAAACAAACTCCCTACAAATAGTAGGGAGTTCTAATAGCATTAAAAATTACGTCCGTTTTTACCGTAACCGTATTTTTCCATAAAGTCTTGACGGAATTCCAAAAGGTTGTCATCCATGATTGCTTGGCGGACATTCTTCATCAAATTAATCAAGAAGTAGAGATTGTGATAACTTGTCAAACGAATACCAAATGTCTCGTCAGCCTTAAGTAAATGGCGGAGATACGCACGTGTATAGTTTTTACATGTGTAGCAATCGCACTCTGGATCTAACGGTGTAAAGTCCTCAGCGAACTGAGCATTTTTCACTACAAGACGTCCACGACTGGTCATACAGGTTCCATTACGCGCAATACGTGTTGGTAATACACAGTCAAACATATCAACCCCACGAATCACGCCATCAATCAAGCTATCTGGTGCTCCAACACCCATGAGGTA
This region of Streptococcus suis genomic DNA includes:
- a CDS encoding MucBP domain-containing protein; this translates as MFKDQSKKMIKKQEYFSLRKFKRGLASVTVGATLFMAGAAVESFVAPQVVVYAAEETYSANGEWTFTDTIPSSNANVNPQMTAWDYTPHTAGQTTVTQQDGSTVTVTATITPTNGNEVGVSYLVPGADQSYYDATAAMLAGNPDPASIPAMGIYLQPSPSTPGTLTDKLNYNGEVENAELTLTFSEEVTNPIIDLSGIGGSGKAIVDDTAGNVYVAKGSFNSTNFKLITPDVKLEQLTGTNLTVTDTTIQVTDRNTYDRAVVGNDDMFLGEYRLPDLVPAGTGSIRLVGTFKEVTFKLFHQATPFTQYPTATHNTSSLFFDNGRIGDGINGLNKFWSDPVNEVSNTTTNADLLRFSVRLSNTKYGSVVVNYVDTEGNVIGTEFKDTTNQAVGTAYDTTTDSGTVASDKTTDRPAVITKDGKTYKLVAKDTTATVGTVKADGSLAANGTNFNFGTDAVSGTVAEGTKSITYVYEEVKGSVIVDYVDTDGNKIGTQFVDTANESIGTAYNTANDTGTKASTDTSERPSVITKDGKTYKLVPAGDYNVGTVGTDGNLTATTKDLGTDAVSGEVAEGTKKVTYVYQEVKTGSVVVDYVDTEGNVLQKQYVDSPEGTAVGTAYNAEQITGTTEKPAVIEKDGKTYELVPAGTYTVGTVGEDNNLTATTTTFGVAPVTGEVVEGVTKITYVYKEKVEAPKTGNVVITYVDTEGLELKATVKDTTDGEVGSTYNTKDSADEYPETIEKDGVTYKRVVAGSHTVGETTEDGHLVSSDAVEGTVEEGTKTVTYVYEKVETPVVKTGSVVARYVIEGTETEIADDKTVKPTDTPVDEVYGDTPPATITKDGKTYELVRTRTNEGDAPENGVVKEGEQTITYEYKEKEETPVVKTGSVVARYVIEGTETEIADDKTVKPTDTPVDEPYGDTPPATIEKDGKTYELVRTRTNEGDAPENGVVKEGEQTITYEYKEKVETPVVKTGSVVARYVIEGTETEIADDKTVKPTDTPVDEVYGDTPPATITKDGKAYELVRTRTNEGDAPENGVVKEGEQTITYEYKEKVETPVVKTGSVVARYVIEGTETEIADDKSVKPTDTPVDEPYGDTPPATITKDGKTYELVRTRTNEGDAPENGVVKEGEQTITYEYKEKEETPVVKTGSVVARYVIEGTETEIADDKTVKPTDTPVDEVYGDTPPTTIEKDGKTYELVRTRTNEGDAPSNGTVVEGEQTITYEYKEKEETPVVKTGSVVARYVIEGTETEIADDKTVKPTDTPVDEPYGDTPPTTISFGGKTYTLVRTRTNEGDAPSNGTVVEGEQTITYEYKEVVDTPDPVEKKTGSVLVRHITDKGEVLADTTDVVRDGEVGSTYETTVGNFEGYTFVKVDETGATPTGEVEEGEKTVVYIYTKVETPVAKTGSVLVRHITDKGEVLADTTDVVRDGEVGSTYETTVGNFEGYTFVKVDETGATPTGEVEEGEKTVVYIYTKVETPVVKTGSVVARYVIEGTETEIADDKTVKPTDTPVDEVYGDTPPATITKDGKTYELVRTRTNEGDAPSNGTVVEGEQTITYEYKEKVETPVVPPVVEKQGKVIVHYVDENGNVIKTPVVDTENGTVGGDYDTSDNRPKVIVFNGKRYILVESRIPNNAKGKVVEGETHVTYVYKQENEEPTTPTTPTTPTTPNQPTTPSTTPVTETTKVTPKTSAILPETGESTSALALVGLALLGTVAVASRRRKEK